The nucleotide sequence CGGGCGATGGCGACGCGCGGGCAGGGGCATCGTCGAGTCATCTGCCCGCGGCAGGGTCTTTCTGTTGCCCGCCTTGCCCCTCCCTCTCCATTTATGAGGCGTCGCCGTGTCCAGTTTTCTCCCGGCTCCTCTGTAGCTCTGGATCTGGAGATGGCGGAGATCTGCTGCGACGTGGCGGTGGCCGAGGTGGCGAAGGAGGCGTCGGTGGCCTCCCGCGAGGCCGTATCGCGCCTTGAGAGGCGGCGCCGGATGGGGATTCGACGGTTCAGGCTCGTCGCCGATGCCGGGGATCAGGCTGCGGAAGCGGGGCGAAAGAGGCGGCGGTTGAGTTGCTCTGGGGAGGTGGCGGTGGGGGAGACGAGACTGAGTTTAGAGCCACCGCGCATGGGGATCGAGCGGCCGGCGTTCGGGGTGGTGTCGATTTGCGGACGGAGTAGAGATATGGAGGACGCCTTCTCCGTCCGCCCTGATTTTGATCGGACGGGGCCGACTCACCATTTCTTCGGCGTCTACGATGGCCATGGCTGCTCCCATGTGAGATCCATCGCTTATTCTAtgtgcttgtgtttttcttttccGTCTGAGAAATTTAGGGCTTACCGATCTGATGTTTCTGTTCGAAGGTGGCCGGTCTGTGCCGAGATCGGATGCACGAACTGGTGGAAGAGGAGATGTTGAGGCTGGGACCCGGATCGCCACCCCCGGAAGCGTGGGCGGGGTTGATGAAGCGGAGCTTCTCGCTTATGGATTCGTTGGCGGTCGCGCGGCGACTCGAAGCCGCTGGCGTCGGCTCCAGCCGGGCGAACCCTCGCTGCCGCTGCGAGCTCCAGACCTTGAAATGCGACACTGTCGGGTCTACTGCCGTCGTCGCTGTCGTGGGGCTTTCAAATATCGTTGTGGCCAACTGCGGTGACTCGCGCGCCGTTCTTTGCCGCGGCGGCGCACCTATCCCGCTCTCCTCCGATCACAAGGTAACGATAAGCCACAGGAAATCGTAGCATCCTCTGCAGATTAAATTCTCTGTATCGGCGACTGAATCTTTTTCCCTTCTTTCTGGTTCTTGCAGCCAGACAGGCCGGATGAGCTCAGCCGGATCGAGGCTGCCGGCGGCCGCGTTATCTACTGGCAAGGCGCTCGAGTTCTCGGCGTGCTCGCCATGTCTCGAGCCATAGGTAAGCTTCGCCAGCTGTCCGGCGAACCTCAATCTTCTCACCCATCCTCAAAAATTAAACCTTTTTCTTCGATGTGGACAGGCGACGGCTATTTAAAGCCCTACGTGACGTCGGAGCCGGAGGTGACGGTGACGGAGCGGAGCGAAGCGGACGAGTTCCTCCTCCTCGGCAGCGACGGACTGTGGGACGTGATGACCAACGAGATGGCCTGCGACGTGGTCCGCACGTGCTTCGACCGGGCGAAGGCGCTGAACAGCGACAAAGCGTGCTCAGATGCGGCAACGCTGCTGGCAAAGCTGGCGCTCGCAAGGCACAGCGCTGACAACGTCACTGTCGTCGTCGTCGACCTGAGAAAGCCAGCGAAATCGCTACAAGAATCAACATGTAACTAGATTTCTTCTCTTTATGTATCATTTAACTGCCTAAATATCCAAATGAAGATCATGTGATATGAGATTTTCTTTGCTCGATCTCGATTTTTCGATCATATTTTCTGtaatttctttcccttttttctgCCAAGAATCCGATTCTGCCTGCCAACTTCTTGTAATGGCAGCAGCATAACTGTAATCCCTTTTCGATTGTTTCCTCGACAAAAATTATCATCAGCTCCACGTTTCCCTTCTTCTCAAAGTGTTCTTCGTCCAAGGAGGAATTGTCTCCGATCTCGACGCCTCGATGAGGTCAACTTTGACTACACGCCTCCTGGATCGTATCTCGCGTTCAGGGTTCAGGGCGCGTCGGAACCTTCTCCAAGTTCCTGCGGTGGACCCGATCGTCGCTGAAGTTAAAGGCCGCGGAGGCGCACGGGTGAGATGGCGACGTTGGAGAGCGGGGCGCCCGGCACCCTGGCGAATTCGGGCGGATCCCACTGGTGCTGCTTCCAGGTAGAGTACTGGGCCGGGTGCATCTGGCGCTCCGAGACGAGCACCGTCGGCACGAACTCTCTCTCCTCGCCGCGCCGAAGCCGCAGATCAGCGGCGGAGACTCGTAGGGGAAGTCGATATTGTCGTCATAGTACGCCTCTTCGTCTTCCTCCCTGGCGGCTGTGTGTTCTTCCCCTCGTGTTTTTCTTTGGGGCACGCCTCCGCGTTATCGTGGTTGGGGGCTGGAGCGTTGGTGGTTTCAGCGGATTTCTTTCTCTGGCCTCGGAGAGTGGGGTGTGGGTCGGGGGGCGTCGGTGTCGATCGGCGGCTCCGTTTCCGGAATCCGGCGTTGGCGATGAGCGAGGCACTGAAGGCGGAGGTGGGATTCCTCGAAGGCGGTGTGGGAAGGGTGATTGGCAAGAGGATGTGGAGGGAGCTGTTGGGATTCCTCCAAGTCCTCACCGGAGACGGGAAGGCGAAGGCATTGGTGGTGATCGAGTGGAAGGCGCCGGCCATTGCGTTAGCCACACGAGCACGCGAGCTGAGACGCGATTTGCGAGTTGGCACGTGTCCTGTCACGCGAGTTAGGAGGTTCAATCCGTAATTTACCTGCTGTTGGATGCGATGGAAATTAACGGACTTGAATTTGAACGTTTGATTCTCACACTCGGTTAGGGAATCTCCGTTAAAGGTGTTTATCTTTTATAGCGTTTAATATACCCCTtcacataaaaaaaacaaaaaacaaaaatttattattttttataattaaaaaaattcctataattttttttagatttattattattatttttttaataatcattAATTATTGGTCTTACTGTTAATTGGGTTAAAAGAACATATTTGAAAATTATCACCGTTAAATTATAAATCTCAAATTTTACctattagagttttttttttaaaaaaaaaacttcttcaTTTCACTAATCTTTTTACAAATTTCACCTTGGAGATCCTCTGAACTTTATCAGAATTTATAGACTTTAATATGTCTTtttaatatcatattaaaaaaaatctattgatattttttttacccTACCTTATCAATTTTTTTACATCATTAATTACAGACATCAtccatattattattaattttgaattaaataacaGGTTTGAAAATTCACTATAATTGTTAAAttataaatttcaaattttacatCTATAATAATGATTAAAAAATTTTTCTTAAGCCTTtgtttttataaaactctttaaaaacctCCAAGATGTCCTAAATACTTATGCCATTTGAATCATCAGGGTGGCTGATTCATAAATTGTGGATAAAAGGATGACTCCTTACATGAAGACTCTTGAtttggataaattttatttttgaatagatagaatctatctaaattaaaaatctaaacaaaatatATCATCTTTTGATCCGTAATTTACGTATGAGAGGATCATCCTCTGAATGTATTAAGTGGTCTGGTCTCGTTTATTTTTCAGATTTATTTGatagttaataaaaaaatttctgtGGGAAGTAACGAGGGATAAAAAGATACTCTGGCACttaccctctgtttggatggggtgagATAAGGTTCATTaatgaaaaacaaaatatattatcTTTTGATCCGTAATTTAAGTATGAGAGGATCATCCTCTGAATGTATTAAGTGGTCTGGTCTCGTTTATTTTTCAGATTTATTTGatagttaataaaaaaatttctgtGGGAAGTAACGAGGGATAAAAAGATACTCTGACAGAggcttaataaaaaaaaaatctgtaatttatttaaattttggcTGGTAAATTACACGAGCAAGCAAATTCTGAGGTTCACAATGTAATTTACTGTTTATTTAACTACCATGTGTTGCTCCAGTCTTCCCTCGACTACGTCTCTCCTACGCCGTTTCAACGACGATGGCCTCGCTGACCGCCGCTGCCGTCGCTTCCGCCGCCGTATTCCCTCCTACTCCTCCCAATTCCTTCCTCGGCTCTCTTCCTTTCCAGTCATCCTACGCAGTCACGAGTTCCCTCTCGGTCACTCGCCGTCTCCCGCACAATCGGAGCGACTTCACTCTGATCGCCCAGCGGCGGTGGATGAGGCCGAAGGCCCCGGGTCCGTCTCTCTCCGTTAGGTGCTCCTCCGGTAAGATCCCTCTCCTACGATCTCCTCTTCTCCGCCGATCgtacatcttcttcttcattctccCCCGTTTTTTTTTTCAGATCGAATTAGGGTTCGAGTATGTTCTGTTCCTATTTTTGAGATTACATTTTTTTTCCGATTGATTCTGCCTCAGCTTTGAGTCCGGAGCTGAAATCGACAATCGATAAGGTTGTGCAATCGCAAAAGGTGGTGCTCTTTATGAAGGGAACCAAAGAATTCCCTCAGTGTGGCTTCTCCGACACTGTGGTGCAGGTGTTGAACTCCCTAAACGTGCCTTTTGAGGCGCTGAACATACTTGAGAACGAAGTGCTACGCCAGGGAATGAAGGAGTACTCAAATTGGCCTACTTTTCCCCAACTCTACATCGACGGAGAGTTCTTTGGTGGCTGCGAGATCGTCGTCGGTAAGACTCGATTCAATGAACTTGAGAACTTGTTGATTTCAGAGTGAATAAAATTCTTACCATGATCGTATTATAAACACATTTAAGGGATAGTCAGACAGTTTAGTGATCACACTAATCAATTAAGAGATCATTCATTATAAACAAAGAATTAGGAAGTTACATTCTTTTAGAATTTAGTAGTGATGACTGGTTGAGCTACACAATTTGAGACAATGTATCCTTGTCGTGGAACCGAGATTAGAGCTTTGTACTGATGGTTTGTCTCTCTTATTTGGGATTGAAAGAATTTTATCTTATCTAGTTCTAAACATGGCAATTCAATTCTTCTCTTATTTTGTAGATGTTCATaccattttttttcattttattatctATTAAAGTTGCACATGATAATTTTCTAATACTAGAACCTTTTTGTTTTATCATTTTTTGCGACTACATTT is from Zingiber officinale cultivar Zhangliang chromosome 7B, Zo_v1.1, whole genome shotgun sequence and encodes:
- the LOC122007304 gene encoding probable protein phosphatase 2C 68 — translated: MATRGQGHRRVICPRQGLSVARLAPPSPFMRRRRVQFSPGSSVALDLEMAEICCDVAVAEVAKEASVASREAVSRLERRRRMGIRRFRLVADAGDQAAEAGRKRRRLSCSGEVAVGETRLSLEPPRMGIERPAFGVVSICGRSRDMEDAFSVRPDFDRTGPTHHFFGVYDGHGCSHVAGLCRDRMHELVEEEMLRLGPGSPPPEAWAGLMKRSFSLMDSLAVARRLEAAGVGSSRANPRCRCELQTLKCDTVGSTAVVAVVGLSNIVVANCGDSRAVLCRGGAPIPLSSDHKPDRPDELSRIEAAGGRVIYWQGARVLGVLAMSRAIGDGYLKPYVTSEPEVTVTERSEADEFLLLGSDGLWDVMTNEMACDVVRTCFDRAKALNSDKACSDAATLLAKLALARHSADNVTVVVVDLRKPAKSLQESTCN
- the LOC122007306 gene encoding monothiol glutaredoxin-S7, chloroplastic-like, whose protein sequence is MASLTAAAVASAAVFPPTPPNSFLGSLPFQSSYAVTSSLSVTRRLPHNRSDFTLIAQRRWMRPKAPGPSLSVRCSSALSPELKSTIDKVVQSQKVVLFMKGTKEFPQCGFSDTVVQVLNSLNVPFEALNILENEVLRQGMKEYSNWPTFPQLYIDGEFFGGCEIVVESYKVGQLQEVLEKALQS